A single Drosophila ananassae strain 14024-0371.13 chromosome 3L, ASM1763931v2, whole genome shotgun sequence DNA region contains:
- the LOC6496591 gene encoding uncharacterized protein LOC6496591 isoform X10: MAQETKTAAGAKDKHQLQLQQQQPPNQRQQKTDHIDEDEVSELQMPRNFYDRVREQAERFASTWIGQFVIERTDRALRMIEDTAKWSLPQEKTSAPLERPLPWGPFLMLIILLRLTRMWLSVGALMIGNGPIAPSDMVYFIQTRRRKLRAIRVHGLKVMRQCQQELAYSSGKGLTQKLTQWLSKAMCRPGVQRANSGRLFTVRNMEQTTQTSPAVMKRPREEDPCADPDHNLTIDQMLAKYANENSDNDSDFVPNLEEEDSSSNTSSDESSSESHSSDEISSGEREEMANQVKPPGKKPGVVMENGVHNKAEEKENDKGKLNTIPAPNTNGSNDKEQAEVGNGH; the protein is encoded by the exons ATGGCTCAGGAGACAAAGACGGCGGCGGGCGCCAAAGATAAGCATCAGTTgcagctccagcagcagcagccgccgaACCAGCGCCAGCAGAAAACCGATCACATCGACGAGGATGAAGTCAGCGAACTGCAGATGCCGCGCAATTTCTACGACCGCGTCCGGGAGCAGGCGGAGCGATTCGCCAGCACGTGGATTGGCCAGTTCGTGATCGAGCGCACCGATCGCGCCCTGCGGATGATCGAGGACACGGCCAAATGGAGTCTGCCGCAGG AGAAAACATCCGCTCCCCTGGAACGCCCCCTGCCCTGGGGTCCCTTCCTGATGCTCATCATCTTGTTGCGTCTCACCCGGATGTGGTTATCGGTGGGTGCCCTGATGATCGGCAACGGTCCGATTGCTCCCTCGGACATGGTCTACTTCATCCAGACCAGGCGGCGCAAGCTGCGGGCCATCCGGGTGCACGGACTGAAGGTTATGCGACAGTGCCAACAGGAACTAGCCTACAGCAGTGGCAAAGGACTCACCCAGAAGCTCACCCAGTGGCTGTCGAAGGCCATGTGTCGTCCGGGAGTCCAGAGGGCCAATAGTGGGCGTCTTTTCACCGTGCGGAATATGGAGCAG ACTACCCAAACCAGTCCGGCTGTTATGAAGCGCCCACGGGAAGAGGATCCTTGTGCTGACCCAGACCACAACCTGACCATCGACCAAATGCTGGCCAAGTACGCCAACGAGAACTCCGACAACGATTCGGACTTTGTGCCCAatctggaggaggaggactccAGCAGCAATACCAGCAGCGACGAGAGCAGCTCGGAGTCGCACTCCAGCGATGAGATCAGCAGCGGCGAGCGGGAGGAGATGGCCAATCAG GTAAAGCCTCCAGGCAAAAAGCCCGGCGTGGTAATGGAAAACGGAGTCCACAACAAGGCCGAGGAGAAGGAAAACGATAAGGGAAAACTGAACACCATCCCAGCACCAAATACCAATGGCAGCAACGACAAGGAGCAGGCGGAAGTTGGTAATGGACATTGA
- the LOC6496591 gene encoding uncharacterized protein LOC6496591 isoform X4, with protein sequence MAQETKTAAGAKDKHQLQLQQQQPPNQRQQKTDHIDEDEVSELQMPRNFYDRVREQAERFASTWIGQFVIERTDRALRMIEDTAKWSLPQEKTSAPLERPLPWGPFLMLIILLRLTRMWLSVGALMIGNGPIAPSDMVYFIQTRRRKLRAIRVHGLKVMRQCQQELAYSSGKGLTQKLTQWLSKAMCRPGVQRANSGRLFTVRNMEQTTQTSPAVMKRPREEDPCADPDHNLTIDQMLAKYANENSDNDSDFVPNLEEEDSSSNTSSDESSSESHSSDEISSGEREEMANQVKPPGKKPGVVMENGVHNKAEEKENDKGKLNTIPAPNTNGSNDKEQAEVAPEQAHSEKAKLSQFIISGGFSSLPVAKPEIQRKSSPGPVSATKPNPGHLNSTAAAGSPTYFNSNLGTQAPPKTCLPSALAHSTPDLKPNDGADIESSENQKHPHQQKQNHQNHQRQNHSHQRHRGGRNRR encoded by the exons ATGGCTCAGGAGACAAAGACGGCGGCGGGCGCCAAAGATAAGCATCAGTTgcagctccagcagcagcagccgccgaACCAGCGCCAGCAGAAAACCGATCACATCGACGAGGATGAAGTCAGCGAACTGCAGATGCCGCGCAATTTCTACGACCGCGTCCGGGAGCAGGCGGAGCGATTCGCCAGCACGTGGATTGGCCAGTTCGTGATCGAGCGCACCGATCGCGCCCTGCGGATGATCGAGGACACGGCCAAATGGAGTCTGCCGCAGG AGAAAACATCCGCTCCCCTGGAACGCCCCCTGCCCTGGGGTCCCTTCCTGATGCTCATCATCTTGTTGCGTCTCACCCGGATGTGGTTATCGGTGGGTGCCCTGATGATCGGCAACGGTCCGATTGCTCCCTCGGACATGGTCTACTTCATCCAGACCAGGCGGCGCAAGCTGCGGGCCATCCGGGTGCACGGACTGAAGGTTATGCGACAGTGCCAACAGGAACTAGCCTACAGCAGTGGCAAAGGACTCACCCAGAAGCTCACCCAGTGGCTGTCGAAGGCCATGTGTCGTCCGGGAGTCCAGAGGGCCAATAGTGGGCGTCTTTTCACCGTGCGGAATATGGAGCAG ACTACCCAAACCAGTCCGGCTGTTATGAAGCGCCCACGGGAAGAGGATCCTTGTGCTGACCCAGACCACAACCTGACCATCGACCAAATGCTGGCCAAGTACGCCAACGAGAACTCCGACAACGATTCGGACTTTGTGCCCAatctggaggaggaggactccAGCAGCAATACCAGCAGCGACGAGAGCAGCTCGGAGTCGCACTCCAGCGATGAGATCAGCAGCGGCGAGCGGGAGGAGATGGCCAATCAG GTAAAGCCTCCAGGCAAAAAGCCCGGCGTGGTAATGGAAAACGGAGTCCACAACAAGGCCGAGGAGAAGGAAAACGATAAGGGAAAACTGAACACCATCCCAGCACCAAATACCAATGGCAGCAACGACAAGGAGCAGGCGGAAGTTG CCCCGGAGCAAGCCCATTCCGAGAAAGCAAAGCTAAGCCAGTTCATTATATCCGGTGGATTTTCATCTT TGCCCGTTGCCAAGCCGGAGATTCAAAGGAAGTCGTCGCCAGGACCTGTAAGTGCCACCAAACCGAATCCTGGTCACCTCAACAGCACCGCGGCTGCAG GTTCCCCAACTTACTTCAATAGCAACCTAGGAACCCAGGCTCCCCCGAAGACCTGCCTTCCATCCGCTTTGG CTCATTCCACGCCCGATTTGAAGCCCAATGATGGAGCCGACATCGAGTCAAGTGAGAACCAGAAGCACCCCCACCAGCAGAAACAGAATCATCAGAACCATCAGCGACAGAATCATTCCCACCAACGCCATCGCGGCGGACGCAATCGGCGCTAG
- the LOC6496591 gene encoding uncharacterized protein LOC6496591 isoform X1, producing MAQETKTAAGAKDKHQLQLQQQQPPNQRQQKTDHIDEDEVSELQMPRNFYDRVREQAERFASTWIGQFVIERTDRALRMIEDTAKWSLPQEKTSAPLERPLPWGPFLMLIILLRLTRMWLSVGALMIGNGPIAPSDMVYFIQTRRRKLRAIRVHGLKVMRQCQQELAYSSGKGLTQKLTQWLSKAMCRPGVQRANSGRLFTVRNMEQTTQTSPAVMKRPREEDPCADPDHNLTIDQMLAKYANENSDNDSDFVPNLEEEDSSSNTSSDESSSESHSSDEISSGEREEMANQVKPPGKKPGVVMENGVHNKAEEKENDKGKLNTIPAPNTNGSNDKEQAEVAPEQAHSEKAKLSQFIISGGFSSLPVAKPEIQRKSSPGPVSATKPNPGHLNSTAAAASNDPDPDPETEPEPESETSVTPIPDPQVQQILELAATLTAQQMSNYPTVDTLTPATSSEDIFYSPIGSPTYFNSNLGTQAPPKTCLPSALAHSTPDLKPNDGADIESSENQKHPHQQKQNHQNHQRQNHSHQRHRGGRNRR from the exons ATGGCTCAGGAGACAAAGACGGCGGCGGGCGCCAAAGATAAGCATCAGTTgcagctccagcagcagcagccgccgaACCAGCGCCAGCAGAAAACCGATCACATCGACGAGGATGAAGTCAGCGAACTGCAGATGCCGCGCAATTTCTACGACCGCGTCCGGGAGCAGGCGGAGCGATTCGCCAGCACGTGGATTGGCCAGTTCGTGATCGAGCGCACCGATCGCGCCCTGCGGATGATCGAGGACACGGCCAAATGGAGTCTGCCGCAGG AGAAAACATCCGCTCCCCTGGAACGCCCCCTGCCCTGGGGTCCCTTCCTGATGCTCATCATCTTGTTGCGTCTCACCCGGATGTGGTTATCGGTGGGTGCCCTGATGATCGGCAACGGTCCGATTGCTCCCTCGGACATGGTCTACTTCATCCAGACCAGGCGGCGCAAGCTGCGGGCCATCCGGGTGCACGGACTGAAGGTTATGCGACAGTGCCAACAGGAACTAGCCTACAGCAGTGGCAAAGGACTCACCCAGAAGCTCACCCAGTGGCTGTCGAAGGCCATGTGTCGTCCGGGAGTCCAGAGGGCCAATAGTGGGCGTCTTTTCACCGTGCGGAATATGGAGCAG ACTACCCAAACCAGTCCGGCTGTTATGAAGCGCCCACGGGAAGAGGATCCTTGTGCTGACCCAGACCACAACCTGACCATCGACCAAATGCTGGCCAAGTACGCCAACGAGAACTCCGACAACGATTCGGACTTTGTGCCCAatctggaggaggaggactccAGCAGCAATACCAGCAGCGACGAGAGCAGCTCGGAGTCGCACTCCAGCGATGAGATCAGCAGCGGCGAGCGGGAGGAGATGGCCAATCAG GTAAAGCCTCCAGGCAAAAAGCCCGGCGTGGTAATGGAAAACGGAGTCCACAACAAGGCCGAGGAGAAGGAAAACGATAAGGGAAAACTGAACACCATCCCAGCACCAAATACCAATGGCAGCAACGACAAGGAGCAGGCGGAAGTTG CCCCGGAGCAAGCCCATTCCGAGAAAGCAAAGCTAAGCCAGTTCATTATATCCGGTGGATTTTCATCTT TGCCCGTTGCCAAGCCGGAGATTCAAAGGAAGTCGTCGCCAGGACCTGTAAGTGCCACCAAACCGAATCCTGGTCACCTCAACAGCACCGCGGCTGCAG CCTCCAATGATCCCGACCCAGATCCTGAAACCGAACCCGAACCCGAATCCGAAACCAGCGTTACCCCGATCCCAGATCCGCAGGTTCAACAAATCCTCGAACTTGCTGCTACACTAACCGCCCAACAAATGTCCAACTATCCGACTGTGGATACCCTAACTCCTGCCACCTCCTCTGAGGATATATTCTATAGCCCAATCG GTTCCCCAACTTACTTCAATAGCAACCTAGGAACCCAGGCTCCCCCGAAGACCTGCCTTCCATCCGCTTTGG CTCATTCCACGCCCGATTTGAAGCCCAATGATGGAGCCGACATCGAGTCAAGTGAGAACCAGAAGCACCCCCACCAGCAGAAACAGAATCATCAGAACCATCAGCGACAGAATCATTCCCACCAACGCCATCGCGGCGGACGCAATCGGCGCTAG